From the genome of Spirochaetae bacterium HGW-Spirochaetae-1, one region includes:
- a CDS encoding aromatic hydrocarbon degradation protein: MMKKKPFCILCSFLLILTANNAFATNGMRLIGFGPVQRAMGGVGVGTTLDGAAILTNPAGMIDLGGRADFGTTFLAAAVTLKTGGGDIDSDKGPSPVPALGLIIPTAIKDLSFGIGAYGVSGVGVDFNLSSTNNIMYSSYSLMRFTPGLAYKIMDILSIGVTANAMYATTEFSMDMGLGQMVDMGSSAFGGGFTIGVTVKPIKILTIGVAYESPSWFQKFKFNQYVDGGTVSENDMEFNQPMNATIGISSEPITGLIIAFDFQWINWSGTMGNNLPELASGNMDMDWGDQLVYKLGVQYTPIQLISIRAGFNYGKSPLPSSGIDPAQPGVNAVFPAITEYHITAGAGLNLSENLSINIAAMFAPEAKITVGGLGDVTMVQYSLDAGVSYKF; the protein is encoded by the coding sequence ATGATGAAAAAAAAACCATTTTGTATCTTATGTTCATTCTTGCTTATACTCACAGCAAACAATGCCTTTGCCACAAACGGTATGAGGCTTATCGGTTTTGGTCCCGTTCAAAGGGCTATGGGAGGTGTTGGCGTTGGAACAACCCTTGACGGTGCTGCAATCCTTACCAACCCTGCAGGCATGATTGACCTGGGAGGGCGTGCTGATTTCGGAACGACTTTTTTAGCTGCAGCAGTAACACTTAAAACCGGGGGTGGTGATATTGATTCCGATAAAGGCCCCTCTCCCGTACCGGCCCTTGGTCTCATTATTCCCACTGCAATAAAGGACCTCAGCTTCGGTATCGGTGCTTACGGTGTTTCCGGTGTAGGTGTTGACTTTAACCTGTCATCAACAAACAATATTATGTATTCCTCATACTCACTGATGCGTTTTACTCCAGGTCTTGCATATAAAATAATGGATATATTGTCAATTGGAGTAACTGCAAATGCAATGTATGCCACTACGGAATTTTCCATGGATATGGGGTTAGGCCAGATGGTTGATATGGGTTCCTCAGCCTTCGGCGGCGGATTTACAATTGGCGTTACTGTTAAACCGATCAAGATACTTACGATAGGCGTTGCATACGAATCTCCCAGCTGGTTTCAGAAATTCAAGTTTAACCAGTATGTTGACGGTGGCACGGTAAGTGAAAATGATATGGAGTTCAATCAACCGATGAACGCGACTATAGGCATAAGTTCTGAGCCAATAACAGGACTCATTATTGCCTTTGACTTTCAGTGGATCAACTGGTCAGGAACAATGGGGAACAACCTGCCGGAACTTGCCAGTGGAAACATGGATATGGATTGGGGTGATCAGCTTGTTTACAAGCTTGGTGTTCAATATACTCCCATTCAACTCATATCCATTCGAGCGGGTTTCAACTACGGTAAGTCTCCGCTTCCGTCTTCCGGAATAGACCCCGCACAACCCGGTGTTAATGCGGTCTTCCCGGCAATTACTGAATATCACATTACAGCCGGTGCCGGTTTGAATTTGTCAGAAAACTTATCTATTAATATTGCAGCGATGTTTGCCCCTGAGGCTAAAATTACTGTTGGTGGTCTCGGTGATGTCACAATGGTCCAGTATTCACTTGATGCCGGGGTTTCTTACAAATTTTGA